The Jaculus jaculus isolate mJacJac1 chromosome 1, mJacJac1.mat.Y.cur, whole genome shotgun sequence nucleotide sequence TCAGAGGCAAGGCCTGACCACATAGCACCTGCATGGGTCCCCTTCCTGCTGTGATTTCCGCCTCTGGGCCCTGAGGCACCCCCCGTCCCAATGCCGTCAGCACAGCACTGTGCCCACGCACGTCCCCAGCCTGCCCCCCGAGGGAGGCCTTCTGTGTTCCTGCTGAAGAGGGGAAGGCCCACGGAACATCCTCAGCACCTGGCAGGCTGTGGGAGCTTAATAAAGGTTAATCACGATCACTGCACACCTAGAAAGTTTTCTAAACTctctgtggggagggggaggaagcttccaggagTAGCTGACAGCAGTCACTCCAGGGAGAGCAGGTAGCTACCATGAGGGCCTGGCAGAAAAGGTGACCCCAGGGACAGGTCAGGCCTAGTCCCCTTGAGGGACAGTCTCCCTTGCTAGGCTGGATAGATATACCACCCACCTACCAGGTTGGGCCATGAGGTCCCTTAGGCCATCACAGGGAAGTTGCTAGGGCTGCTCGGAGGCTGGATGCCATGTGAGAGGCAGACAAGGGGCAGTCCAAGCAGGAAAGGCATGGAAGGGGCACCCAGGGACCAAAGCCCAGGAGGCCTGGCAGAAGGTAGCACAGCAGGGACTCAGCTGCCAGCTGCACAGATGTGGTGGGTTTAGTGGCTGGCGTTCTGTCATCAGGACAAGTGACACCCAGGAAGCCACAGCTGGTGCGTGTGGAGGCAGTGCTCCCGCACCCAGCCATCCCGTCCTAGGCAGCCCAACCCTGAACTCTGGAGTCTGGGCTGTGCACAGGAGACGCCCTTCACTGGCCCAGATGGGGACACAGAGGACTCATTAGCTCAGCCCCCAAGGCTTCTGCAATCGGAGTGGCGGTACTCTCCAGGGTGCccacttccacctcccacagcctCACCTCCTTCAGGGCCTGCCTGCTACTTGACAAATTCTCCAtcacccgccccccacccccgcagtgAAACCTGCGAAGTCACTCAGTGGGCAAAGGTCCCCAAGAAAACAGGTGCCGCTTAGAGTTGAGTCACCCTACCAGGTTCCAGGGGCTGCTTCAGGCCTCCACTCCACCCCTTATCCAGCAGGTCTCAGCCTCATCCCTTATGGCTATGTGACCTGGGACAGCCACCTAGGCCTGGCCTTGACCCTTCCTGGACACTCTTCACCCTTCCTGTCACTCCAGGTCCTGGGATACCCCATCCTCACACAGCTTCTAAGACCCAGACAGGAACCTAGAGATGGGCTGCCTGGAGGCAGCCTCAGCCCCTAGTCTGCGCTGGAGACAGGGGTCAGGGGACACAGGAGTCTGCTTGGCTTCTCCCCCTAAGCGACGCACAGCCCCTGGTCAGGAGTCATCTTGACTTGGCCCCAGCTCACGTGTCCTGGAAACTAGGCACGGAACAGAAAGTGAGGACAGGCAAAGGAGAGGTGTCATCAGATTCCAATGTCCCTGAAGTTGATGCTATGTCCCCTGTCAGGCCAAGTAGACGAAGGACAAGCAGGAAACATGAGCTGTAAAATGACTCTCATAAGGAAGGAGATGCGAGAAGTGAAATGgggctggtgtgtgtgtctgtgcgtgtgtgtaggtGGGCCCgggatggtgcatgtgtgtgcctgtgtgtggttTTGCTCTATAAGTTGATAtatatacattcattcattttcatgtGTCTATGTCCATGTCCTTAGGCATAAATGTGCCTAATGaggatatatttgtatatatgaacATCTTAGGTGAGTGTGTGAACATCTGTATATTGTGAACATGTTTGTGTGGTTGTGTTGTGAGTTTCTGTGTTTGTTGTATGCTTGCTTGCTGACTtgcttttttcaatattttatttttatttatttattagagagagagagaggcagatagaaagggagtgggtcagggcccccagccactacaaatgaactccagacacatgcaccaccttgtacagctgtcttatgtggatcctggggaagcaaacctgggtcctttggttttgcaggcaagtgccttaaccactaagcaatcgctccagcccttatttgcttgttttgaaacaagttctcaggttctcatgtagcccaggctgactccaaactcactatgtagctgaagataaccttgaactcccgaTCCTCTTGAATGcgtctcctaaattctgggattgcaggtatgtatCAAGCTCAGGTGCATTGAGTCTCTATAGCATTAATGCATccatgtgtttgtgttttcagatgcttctattttatttatatctgcATGTGCTTTGACTGTACgggtttgcacatgtgtgtcattggacagggaggggctgggtgATCCTCTGATGGTCACTCCTACCCCAcgatagccaggcgtggttggaGCCTAAACCCATCTCTGGGTTGGTGACTCACCCCTAATGTTGGGAATCATGGACCAGCAGGTCCCCACCCACAGCCTCTAGGGCTGTCACTGGGTTTAGAGCCCAGAGACTCTGTGTCCTCGACTCCCCTCCTCCAACTCTGAAACCAGCTGGCACCTCCCACAACACACATGGGGTCCCAGCTAGGCTGTGGGCAGCCCCTGGGCCTGTGGCTCAGGATCGCGCGGGGTACGGTTGGGCCCCGGAGCTGGCAGAGCTGCAATGCGGAGGCCCACCAAAGAGGAGCACGGGGGTCAGGGGATGGCTTCTGTCCCTGACTGTCCCTCTTGCACACCAGACTGGACCGCAAGGTTCGGGGGACATCCCCAGCCTGCTGCTACTGCCTGCCTGCTCTATGGATCTCCCAGCAGCTTCTCAGAACCCAGGCTCCTGCAGTATGAAGTGGAGGGCTGGTGCTAAGCAGCGCCACAGCACACAGCTACGTGGTTGTGTACTGCACAAGTGCATCTGGTTGGATGGCAAGGGGCGTGGAGATTCCCATCTAGATTCTGCCTacaggctgggagccctggtatTAGGTTGCCACACATCTTCCCACAGACATTTGCGCATTTGGGCCTGTGTTCAGTGTGGCAACTCTTTAGCAGGCACCTTGCTCTCattcaagagagagagcgagcactggcgagatggcttagcagctgaggtgcttgcctacaaagcctaaggaccaggttcaattcccaggacccatataacccagatgcacatggtgatgtatggatctggagttcatttgcagtgactagaggccttgatgagcccattctctaccccTCATGTTCCCCCCCACAAATAagcacataattaaaaaaataagctctcTGCCCTGTGTTGGTGTCCAGCTGTCCATCCATCATGGACTCCCCTCTGTCAAGCTGGAGACAGGTCTCTGACACTCTTCTTGACCTATGCCTCCTCCTTCCAGAGGCCAGTGGTATAGAGCCCAGAAGTGCTCCTTAACCCACACTACTGCTTTAGAGAGCAGATAACCAAGCCTAGGGAATATCATGGCAGGCCTCTCACCCTGGTCCTCCCCTGGCTCCTGCCCTCTACATTTGGCTTGACCTAGCACTGCCCCAGGTGGCACAGGCTGAGGGGCATGCGTCCACAGGGCCAGACATCTAGAGCAAAGAGCCTTGTCCACAGAGTCACAGTGACTCGCAAGCTCATCGAGTTCCCTGACTCCAAAAATGACCTCAAACCCTCCACCCTGACATCCACCACCCTAGCTAACCCTGTCTCTTTCCAGACCCACACCAGCAGTGACTCGCAGATCTTTGTTTGaatattctttatttccttaGGAAAGTAGCTGGGGTAGTCCTGAGAGGGAGGGTGAGGAAGGACAGCAGCTGGTCTCTGGTTGGCAAATCTGGAAGGAAAGAGCAGAGACGGAGTCTGAGGGAGAGGCCTGATATGTCTCTGAgcactccccagcccccagaagcCTTCCAGATTGCCCACTCCACTCTGGGGCTGAGGTTCACAGTTAGATCTTGCTTGACCTCAGGGCTTGGAAGGTGGGGCTGGGTCCACAGCACCCACTCCCTCGGGAATGGCAGTGGAAGGGAGCCCTGTCCCCTTACCGCCCAGACTCAGCTAGAAGCCTTGTAGCGGCTGCTTTGAGGTGTATCTCGGTAGAAGGGGTCGGTTAAGGCCAGAGTTCTGCAGGAAGAGAGGAAGCTGGTGGGAAAAGGGGTGGCCATGCCTGGATGCCCTCCTCTGCCACCCTTCCTGAGAGTCCAAGAACCAGGCAGGCTCCAACCAGCATGGCCAAGCCACAAGCATTCCCCACTAGCAAACTGAGGCCTTTGTTGTACAAGTGGAGGTTTTGAGAAACTTAGCAGAAAGGCATTATGGGAGGAGCAGCCACAATTCATCCATTTTTAATCTATCTCCCATGGACCCTGTCACCAAAGGGGGACGAGAGGGATGGAATCACTGGACAGAGGGGACTCCAGGCTGGCAGGAGACCAGAAGCCAGAGAAACTGGAAGTAAGGACTGCCAGAGGATATGGCCAGCcagccagacagacagacaagtggACACAAACAACAGAATCAGGAGACTGGGTGGAGTTGATCTGGCAGAGGCCGAGATGGAGAGAAAGGGCTGAGCTTGAATGCTACCTTCTCACGTGAGGGTGTGAGGACTGCAGGCTCTCCATGGGGTTGGGGCGGGCTTCTAAGCGGGTGACTGGCTGGTTGACTGCATAGCCTCCCATCTTCTGTGGCTGGATGCCACCTCGAGTCCAGCCTTCCCGGTCTAGCCCCTTGGGGATATTCTCGAAATACCTAAAGTGGGGCAGGACTCGTTAGCCATGGCTCACCTGCTGGCTCTGCCTTTCGCCGCCCACAGgatcttgagggttttttttggggggggggggtctgaggtagggtctcactctagcccaggctgacctggaattcactatggagtctcaggttggcctctatctcacagcagtcctcctacctctgcctcccgagtgctgggattaaaggtgtgtgccaccacgcccggcggatcTTGAACGTTTGAGCTTTCTAGCCTCCTCGTCACTGCCCTCATGTCCCTCTGCCTGGACTGCTGTCACTCAGGAAGCCTGCTCCCCCTCCCAGGAGCTGGGTGCCCAGCACAGTGTTGCAGAGCATAAAGGAGCAGTTCAGCGGTGTTCCCACCTGGGACCCAGCCGACATCGGAGCGGAGCCCTGCTACCTGCACCCCTCCTTCTGTCTCACCAACAAAACCGAGCCTTGAGCCAAGTTCCAAGACACAAGAGGAGTAAGATGTGGGCCCCAATCTCAACCCCCTGAAGAGTGGAAATCAGCGGTATCAACCCTGGGAGCTTTCCAGCCAGAATCAGTGTGTTCCTAACTCCCGACAGGAGCTTGGGGCAGGTGGGTGGGCATGGCTAGAAGAGATGTGTGGCTTGGGGAGGGCAGCTAGGTCCCGGGGGTGGGATATTCACCCAAGGAGGGGCAGCACTTTGTCTCCCAACACCTGGAGTGGGCCTCTTCCCCCGACCCCCGCCATGGGAACTAGGACAGCCGCTATGCTCCCAAACTGAGCTCAGGGTCCCAAAGGAAGGCCTAGAGGTCCCCAAGGGTTCTTCCAGCTCAGACCTCTTGCTGGCTTATCATCATTAGCAATGCTCTTCAGTTTTAGCTCCAATGTCACGTCCTCATAGCAATCCCCTGGCCCCATCCCTCCCGGCCCTCCTCTCCTGCTCAGTGGCCATGGACTTCCTCCCCCACTGAGGCCTGCCATGTCAGGGCCTAGGCCAGTGCCTGGCTCTGTCGGGACTCGGTGAGAGAGGGCAGGTGCCAGCGAGCACGAGGCAggcggggcagggggaggggagaagactGAGGGAGGCTTGGAATACCGAGGTGTGAGAAGAACCTTGGGTTCTTCCAGGTCTAGAATTCTGTCCTAAGAATTGCACTTCCCAGATGAGTGTGGCAaagtagttgggaggcagaggcaggaggattgccacaagtttcaggccagccaagTCTACACAGTAAAATcttatctcaaataataaataataatagcgcctttactcccagcacttgggaggcagagggaggaggatcgccatgagtttgaggccaccctgagactacagagtgaattccaggtcagcctgagctacagtgagaccctacctcaaaaataaataaataatatgatggagaatggaatttcaaatgggaaagtgtgggggtggggagggagggaattaccatgggatatattttataatcatggaaaatgttaataaaaattttaaaaaaaataaataaataaaatacaagtaaataagaataactTCTTTATATAGCTCCTATGATGCCTTCTCCACCAGCCCTGGCTTGAGGCTGCCTGTGGCTCTCCTGGGAAGCCTCTGGTGTCTCACAGTTCATATCTCACCGGCCGAGGGAGGCAGCGCAGAGCCCACCTGGCATGCGCTGTCCAGCACTTAGCAGCAGCTGTGGCTGCTGTAGACCCTGCCCGCCTCCTTCCCAAGCCCTCCAGCCCAGTCCCTAGCCCTGTGCTGTGTCTCCACGGAGAACCACTCCTGGCTTCCTGGACCCTGCTTTACTGCAGGAAGGACCCATGGGGTTTAGTGTCATTCTGCGGCAGCCTATGGTTGGGGGTGGGAGGAAGTGTGAATGCCCTGGTCCTCTCACCCTCAGGTGGGGACAACTCAGAGCTGGGTGCTTCATACCGTCATCTAGAGTCTCCACCATGGGACAGCTGGCCCCGTAAAGCCCCGTTACTATCTGCCTTCTTCTACCAGACTCTCCCATGACCCTCACCCGTACCCCCACCTCACACATGCACCCCTGGGGAGGGGCCTGGCACTTTACAACAGCTGAGGGTGTATCTGGGATGATTCACTGTGGGTCTCTCACCAAGGCTATGAGATCTTGCTTGCCCCAGTCTCGTCTTACCGCCTGTTAAACGGGTCTCAGCTGGCATGTGAAATAGAACCTTACCCTTGGTTGTAGGTAGTCAGGTACTGTTGGTCCTTCTCAGGGTCATAGGGACTCCTGACATAGCTGGGGTTGTTAAGACTGTACCCCGTGGGTTCCTGTCCCAGGAGTAGACAAGGGGATGGTCAGGCCTGGCGGGGGTACTTAGAGGCAGGGATGGGTGCAGCCACTGCAGATCTCACCTTGTTCCCCACAGTCTCCCGGCCAAGCAGGGCAACATTGGTCTGTTGCATTCTCTGGGGTGGTTGGTAGGGCCAGTGGTTCATGCTGCTAGGCTGTGGGTTGGCAGGGGGCATCTGCAAGGGGTAGAGCCACAGGTTAGGAGGCCTTTCCTATACATCTCCAGATATTCTgatttctcccattctttccTGTCAGGTTCCATCACTCACTCTAGGGTTCAAGGTCCTTTCATTTATCCGGCTGTAGCTAGTGTCCCGATCAGAGCCTCTGGTCAGCACTGGAAGAAACTCACTTCCCTGGAGGAAGCAAAGCAGCCATGGGTGACTAGATTgtcacacccccccacacacacacacacacgcacacacctccAGGACCATGTCTAGTTGTCCCACAAATAGCCCTGGCCTCCCCCTGTGAAGAGCTTACATTAGGGTGGCTCATGGGTAGAAAATCTGACTTGGTGACACTCCGTCCTGGGAAGGAAGCCTAGAGAGGGATTCACAGAGAGAACTCAGCCCAGGCAAGGCCACATCCCCTACCTCCATGCCCTCTGCCTCCAGCCCCCAGTGTACCAAGCACACAGAAGGGCTCTACACAGACAGGCATGAGGAACGGGTAGAGCTTGGACACAATGACCAGCCCCGTGGCCTTGAATGGGAGCCGGTAAGCCAGGTTCCTATCTGAGCTCTGAGTGACCCTGGCCTCGCCCCTTCATCTCTTTGCACTTGAACTTCCATCTTTTCATCTATAAGGTGGGAGACTGGACCACGGCAGTGGTTTTCCCGGGTGGTGTTCACCGTGTGCTTGAATGGAGAGCTTCATAGCTCACTCTTATGAAGAAGTTAGACTCCCAGACTGGGGGCAGTGAGCGGAGGCTTTGATCGCGTCGAGACTCCACTTACAGAGTCTGCAGGAAGAGCCTGTGAAGGTGGCTGGAGCACGATAGGGTTCTT carries:
- the Ppp1r32 gene encoding protein phosphatase 1 regulatory subunit 32 isoform X1, which gives rise to MMGKLPLGVVSPYVKMSSGGCSDPLKFYATSYCTAYGREEFKPRMGNHVGTGYKSNYRPLVSYQPYLDTLDNPAMGEQIRNSSQSVTKQSFGPLEVPDGKDPLPRNLHQTSSGYGREKSNTGSLSKEVKKVHFDTQEHGPQAITGLEPKELPLLHQPQGKGSPEWENSCYGPRFMTSEYNSKYVQEPPNYPDLLQKQSIGAKEETGFTEESFKNPIVLQPPSQALPADSASFPGRSVTKSDFLPMSHPNGSEFLPVLTRGSDRDTSYSRINERTLNPRMPPANPQPSSMNHWPYQPPQRMQQTNVALLGRETVGNKEPTGYSLNNPSYVRSPYDPEKDQQYLTTYNQGYFENIPKGLDREGWTRGGIQPQKMGGYAVNQPVTRLEARPNPMESLQSSHPHVRRTLALTDPFYRDTPQSSRYKASS
- the Ppp1r32 gene encoding protein phosphatase 1 regulatory subunit 32 isoform X3, translating into MGNHVGTGYKSNYRPLVSYQPYLDTLDNPAMGEQIRNSSQSVTKQSFGPLEVPDGKDPLPRNLHQTSSGYGREKSNTGSLSKEVKKVHFDTQEHGPQAITGLEPKELPLLHQPQGKGSPEWENSCYGPRFMTSEYNSKYVQEPPNYPDLLQKQSIGAKEETGFTEESFKNPIVLQPPSQALPADSASFPGRSVTKSDFLPMSHPNGSEFLPVLTRGSDRDTSYSRINERTLNPRMPPANPQPSSMNHWPYQPPQRMQQTNVALLGRETVGNKEPTGYSLNNPSYVRSPYDPEKDQQYLTTYNQGYFENIPKGLDREGWTRGGIQPQKMGGYAVNQPVTRLEARPNPMESLQSSHPHVRRTLALTDPFYRDTPQSSRYKASS